The following are encoded together in the Coregonus clupeaformis isolate EN_2021a chromosome 24, ASM2061545v1, whole genome shotgun sequence genome:
- the LOC121538083 gene encoding sodium-dependent lysophosphatidylcholine symporter 1-like isoform X2, translating into MSCFQTLTDQLQTLRSHLPPHTIERQDGNTCKDSHQCKTTRPAGIPLSRKLCYAVGGVPYQITTVAMGFSLQIFLLDVVQIEAFYVSLILFVSRAWDAVTDPLVGYLVSRSSLTPIGKLMPWVVLAMPFGVLSYVLLWFMPQGSMSQAFSVPWYLTASCLFETLMTCFNVPYLSLSMFLGGDQRDRDSATAYRMSVEMLAMLVASVIQGQVVAVYNTERAGACQQLDQIQELPHNTPAPQADTLQATRKAFLTSALVIGGLFFLCCLVLFLGVKEQHAPLYSPARVRLSYLTTLKMLVCHIPYQRLVLGLLFAAVAFQMSLGNFALFCTHVAGLGAQFQHLLLALLIAATIAVPLWQAILLFIPAVTIIACVPSNLPVFVTMCVMLGFSLATMFLLPWSMLPDVVDDFALRNPCCKDLEPLFFSCYAFCSKLGGGLSVGISTMTLHFVGYRAGACSHSEDVVTALIVLFAPVPITLLLVGLVFFHLYPINEDRRLQLQRERGRVVEAIHSTDIEEEIGSHIHQSRHQPHESSLKSSGESQPTKSSCISNKSTLKSHNLRGSKKLNNQSNKSAHHNPLEVRPDLNSHSQESKPNSDHLPWNSRPNSNHCSHKSHHRMSNKSEGKFKITWV; encoded by the exons ATGAGCTGCTTCCAGACTTTGACAGATCAACTACAGACCTTGAGGAGTCATTTACCCCCCCATACCATTGAACGGCAAGATGGAAACACATGCAAGGACAGTCATCAATGCAAGACCACT CGTCCGGCAGGGATTCCTCTGTCCAGGAAGCTGTGCTATGCCGTGGGAGGTGTGCCATATCAGATTACTACGGTTGCCATGGGCTTCTCCTTACAGATTTTCCTGCTAGATGTTGTACAG ATCGAGGCCTTCTATGTTTCTCTGATCCTGTTTGTGAGTCGGGCCTGGGATGCTGTAACGGACCCACTGGTGGGGTACTTGGTGAGCCGCAGTAGCTTGACACCCATTGGCAAACTCATGCCATG GGTGGTTCTCGCCATGCCTTTTGGGGTCCTCTCCTATGTCCTGCTGTGGTTCATGCCCCAAGGCTCCATGTCTCAAGCCTTCAGTGTTCCCTGGTACCTCACAGCAAGCTGCCTGTTTGAGACTCTCATGACT TGTTTTAATGTGCCTTACCTTTCGCTGAGCATGTttttgggtggagaccagagagatagagactctGCCACAGCCTACA ggatgAGTGTGGAAATGCTGGCGATGCTGGTGGCCTCAGTGATTCAGGGTCAGGTTGTGGCTGTATATAACACAGAGAGGGCTGGGGCCTGTCAACAGCTGGACCAGATCCAGGAGCTGCCTCACAACACCCCTGCGCCACAGGCAGATACACTACAGGCCACG CGTAAGGCTTTCCTGACCTCAGCGCTGGTCATAGGCGGGCTGTTCTTCCTCTGCTGCCTGGTCCTCTTCCTGGGGGTGAAAGAGCAGCATG CTCCCCTCTATAGTCCGGCTAGAGTGCGTCTGTCCTATCTCACCACACTAAAGATGCTTGTGTGCCACATTCCTTACCAACGACTGGTCCTTGGCCTCCTCTTTGCTGCAGTTGCCTTCCAG ATGTCTTTGGGGAATTTTGCACTGTTCTGTACCCATGTAGCTGGGCTTGGGGCCCAGTTCCAACACCTTCTCCTGGCTCTGCTG ATTGCAGCCACTATAGCTGTTCCACTGTGGCAGGCAATCCTG cTCTTCATCCCAGCTGTAACAATCATAGCTTGTGTACCCAGTAACCTGCCGGTCTTTGTGACCATGTGTGTGATGTTAGGATTCAGCTTGGCAACAATGTTCCTGCTGCCTTG GTCCATGCTCCCGGACGTGGTAGATGACTTTGCCTTGAGAAACCCCTGCTGCAAGGACCTGGAGCCCCTGTTTTTCTCCTGCTATGCCTTCTGCAGTAAGCTGGGGGGAGGCCTGTCTGTTGGAATCTCAACCATGACATTACA CTTTGTGGGGTATCGTGCAGGTGCCTGTAGCCATAGTGAGGACGTGGTGACTGCTCTTATTGTGCTGTTTGCCCCTGTGCCCATCACCCTGCTGCTGGTGGGGCTGGTCTTCTTCCACCTGTACCCCATCAATGAGGATCGACGCCTCCAGCTCCAGAGAGAGCGAGGAAGAGT TGTTGAAGCCATACATTCAACTGATATAGAAGAGGAGATAGGATCACACATTCATCAGTCAAGACACCAACCACATGAGTCCAGTCTGAAGTCAAGTGGCGAGTCACAGCCAACTAAGTCCAGTTGTATTTCAAACAAGTCTACCTTGAAAAGTCACAACCTCAGAGGCTCCAAAAAGTTAAATAACCAATCAAACAAATCTGCTCATCACAATCCACTGGAGGTCAGGCCTGATTTGAATTCCCATTCACAAGAATCTAAGCCCAACTCAGATCACCTTCCATGGAATTCTAGGCCAAATTCTAATCACTGCTCACATAAATCTCATCATAGGATGTCTAACAAGTCTGAAGGAAAATTTAAAATTACATGggtctaa
- the LOC121538083 gene encoding sodium-dependent lysophosphatidylcholine symporter 1-like isoform X1: MSCFQTLTDQLQTLRSHLPPHTIERQDGNTCKDSHQCKTTRPAGIPLSRKLCYAVGGVPYQITTVAMGFSLQIFLLDVVQIEAFYVSLILFVSRAWDAVTDPLVGYLVSRSSLTPIGKLMPWVVLAMPFGVLSYVLLWFMPQGSMSQAFSVPWYLTASCLFETLMTCFNVPYLSLSMFLGGDQRDRDSATAYRMSVEMLAMLVASVIQGQVVAVYNTERAGACQQLDQIQELPHNTPAPQADTLQATRKAFLTSALVIGGLFFLCCLVLFLGVKEQHAPLYSPARVRLSYLTTLKMLVCHIPYQRLVLGLLFAAVAFQMSLGNFALFCTHVAGLGAQFQHLLLALLIAATIAVPLWQAILVRVGKKTTLFIGLFLFIPAVTIIACVPSNLPVFVTMCVMLGFSLATMFLLPWSMLPDVVDDFALRNPCCKDLEPLFFSCYAFCSKLGGGLSVGISTMTLHFVGYRAGACSHSEDVVTALIVLFAPVPITLLLVGLVFFHLYPINEDRRLQLQRERGRVVEAIHSTDIEEEIGSHIHQSRHQPHESSLKSSGESQPTKSSCISNKSTLKSHNLRGSKKLNNQSNKSAHHNPLEVRPDLNSHSQESKPNSDHLPWNSRPNSNHCSHKSHHRMSNKSEGKFKITWV; this comes from the exons ATGAGCTGCTTCCAGACTTTGACAGATCAACTACAGACCTTGAGGAGTCATTTACCCCCCCATACCATTGAACGGCAAGATGGAAACACATGCAAGGACAGTCATCAATGCAAGACCACT CGTCCGGCAGGGATTCCTCTGTCCAGGAAGCTGTGCTATGCCGTGGGAGGTGTGCCATATCAGATTACTACGGTTGCCATGGGCTTCTCCTTACAGATTTTCCTGCTAGATGTTGTACAG ATCGAGGCCTTCTATGTTTCTCTGATCCTGTTTGTGAGTCGGGCCTGGGATGCTGTAACGGACCCACTGGTGGGGTACTTGGTGAGCCGCAGTAGCTTGACACCCATTGGCAAACTCATGCCATG GGTGGTTCTCGCCATGCCTTTTGGGGTCCTCTCCTATGTCCTGCTGTGGTTCATGCCCCAAGGCTCCATGTCTCAAGCCTTCAGTGTTCCCTGGTACCTCACAGCAAGCTGCCTGTTTGAGACTCTCATGACT TGTTTTAATGTGCCTTACCTTTCGCTGAGCATGTttttgggtggagaccagagagatagagactctGCCACAGCCTACA ggatgAGTGTGGAAATGCTGGCGATGCTGGTGGCCTCAGTGATTCAGGGTCAGGTTGTGGCTGTATATAACACAGAGAGGGCTGGGGCCTGTCAACAGCTGGACCAGATCCAGGAGCTGCCTCACAACACCCCTGCGCCACAGGCAGATACACTACAGGCCACG CGTAAGGCTTTCCTGACCTCAGCGCTGGTCATAGGCGGGCTGTTCTTCCTCTGCTGCCTGGTCCTCTTCCTGGGGGTGAAAGAGCAGCATG CTCCCCTCTATAGTCCGGCTAGAGTGCGTCTGTCCTATCTCACCACACTAAAGATGCTTGTGTGCCACATTCCTTACCAACGACTGGTCCTTGGCCTCCTCTTTGCTGCAGTTGCCTTCCAG ATGTCTTTGGGGAATTTTGCACTGTTCTGTACCCATGTAGCTGGGCTTGGGGCCCAGTTCCAACACCTTCTCCTGGCTCTGCTG ATTGCAGCCACTATAGCTGTTCCACTGTGGCAGGCAATCCTGGTACGAGTTGGGAAAAAGACCACACTTTTCATCGGCCTATTT cTCTTCATCCCAGCTGTAACAATCATAGCTTGTGTACCCAGTAACCTGCCGGTCTTTGTGACCATGTGTGTGATGTTAGGATTCAGCTTGGCAACAATGTTCCTGCTGCCTTG GTCCATGCTCCCGGACGTGGTAGATGACTTTGCCTTGAGAAACCCCTGCTGCAAGGACCTGGAGCCCCTGTTTTTCTCCTGCTATGCCTTCTGCAGTAAGCTGGGGGGAGGCCTGTCTGTTGGAATCTCAACCATGACATTACA CTTTGTGGGGTATCGTGCAGGTGCCTGTAGCCATAGTGAGGACGTGGTGACTGCTCTTATTGTGCTGTTTGCCCCTGTGCCCATCACCCTGCTGCTGGTGGGGCTGGTCTTCTTCCACCTGTACCCCATCAATGAGGATCGACGCCTCCAGCTCCAGAGAGAGCGAGGAAGAGT TGTTGAAGCCATACATTCAACTGATATAGAAGAGGAGATAGGATCACACATTCATCAGTCAAGACACCAACCACATGAGTCCAGTCTGAAGTCAAGTGGCGAGTCACAGCCAACTAAGTCCAGTTGTATTTCAAACAAGTCTACCTTGAAAAGTCACAACCTCAGAGGCTCCAAAAAGTTAAATAACCAATCAAACAAATCTGCTCATCACAATCCACTGGAGGTCAGGCCTGATTTGAATTCCCATTCACAAGAATCTAAGCCCAACTCAGATCACCTTCCATGGAATTCTAGGCCAAATTCTAATCACTGCTCACATAAATCTCATCATAGGATGTCTAACAAGTCTGAAGGAAAATTTAAAATTACATGggtctaa
- the LOC121538082 gene encoding peptidyl-prolyl cis-trans isomerase FKBP1A: protein MSWTSSFSLHCSASESKMGVEIETITPGDGQTFPKKGQTCVVHYVGSLTDGTKFDSSRDRGKPFKFKIGKQEVIRGWEEGVGQMSVGQRATLTCTPDFAYGSKGHPGIIPPNSTLIFDVELMGLE from the exons ATGAGCTGGACTTCCAGTTTCAGTTTGCATTGTAGTGCGTCGGAGAGTAAAATGGGAGTAGAAATCGAGACCATAACCCCTGGTGATG GACAGACATTTCCCAAAAAAGGACAGACATGCGTTGTGCATTATGTCG GCTCACTGACTGATGGAACCAAGTTTGACTCTTCCCGGGACAGAGGCAAGCCTTTCAAGTTCAAGATTGGCAAGCAGGAGGTGATCCGTGGCTGGGAGGAGGGGGTTGGCCAG ATGAGTGTGGGCCAGAGGGCAACTCTGACCTGCACGCCGGACTTCGCCTATGGCAGCAAAGGGCACCCTGGCATCATCCCACCCAACTCTACCCTCATCTTCGATGTGGAGCTGATGGGCCTGGAGTGA